One window of the Archangium primigenium genome contains the following:
- a CDS encoding PTS sugar transporter subunit IIA, translating to MRFTEHLPENCIVPTLWSRDRGGVLHELAGTLAASTGASLKKVEEQLSLRERLCSTAIGEGVAIPHCRVERLRQVMACVAVSPEGVDFGARDGRPVRLWVTLVSPEQDAGHHLRMLARIAALLRDARLSQAVLSAPSASAIRGLFVRAEDAYLASRPPRNDLALPAMGL from the coding sequence ATGCGCTTCACCGAGCACCTGCCGGAGAATTGTATCGTCCCGACCCTGTGGAGCCGGGACCGGGGAGGCGTGCTGCACGAGCTGGCGGGGACGCTGGCGGCGAGCACCGGCGCCTCCCTGAAGAAGGTGGAGGAGCAACTGAGCCTGCGCGAGCGCCTCTGCAGCACGGCCATCGGCGAGGGCGTCGCCATTCCGCACTGCCGGGTGGAGCGGCTGCGCCAGGTGATGGCGTGCGTGGCGGTGAGCCCCGAGGGCGTGGACTTCGGAGCCCGGGACGGCCGGCCCGTGCGGCTGTGGGTGACGCTGGTGTCGCCGGAGCAGGACGCGGGCCACCACCTGCGCATGCTCGCGCGCATCGCGGCGCTGCTGCGCGACGCGCGGCTGAGCCAGGCGGTGCTCTCCGCGCCGAGCGCCTCGGCCATCCGCGGCCTCTTCGTCCGGGCCGAGGACGCCTACCTGGCGTCCCGTCCGCCCCGCAACGACCTGGCCCTGCCCGCGATGGGGCTCTGA
- a CDS encoding DUF4879 domain-containing protein — protein MKKHVVGAVMGLWMLGGCGVEAPGEAPSAEAAPAPAATLPLMSPLRAHPAESAPLAPPSDEVRAQGPAPELYKVVVLAVCSAAFEAVYTPYQCEAVTSGGTTAFNHGGAWMEVITEERGYRASGSATMAGNATTQLATQNIVDPSTSTIIGYYRWWLADGYASGTFTYTATSINTYQVWNASVSIL, from the coding sequence ATGAAGAAGCACGTGGTTGGCGCCGTGATGGGGCTGTGGATGCTGGGCGGCTGTGGCGTCGAGGCGCCCGGGGAGGCGCCGTCCGCGGAGGCGGCCCCTGCTCCGGCGGCGACCCTGCCCCTCATGTCCCCCCTGCGGGCGCACCCGGCGGAGAGCGCCCCGCTGGCGCCGCCGTCCGACGAGGTCCGGGCCCAGGGCCCCGCGCCGGAGCTGTACAAGGTCGTGGTCCTGGCCGTGTGCTCGGCGGCCTTCGAGGCCGTGTACACGCCCTACCAGTGCGAGGCCGTCACCAGCGGCGGCACCACCGCCTTCAACCACGGCGGCGCGTGGATGGAGGTCATCACCGAGGAGCGCGGCTACCGCGCCTCTGGCTCGGCCACCATGGCGGGCAACGCCACGACGCAGCTGGCCACGCAGAACATCGTGGATCCGAGCACCAGCACCATCATCGGCTACTACCGCTGGTGGCTCGCGGACGGCTACGCGAGCGGCACGTTCACCTATACGGCCACGTCCATCAACACCTACCAAGTGTGGAACGCCTCGGTGTCCATCCTCTGA